The nucleotide sequence TGGCGGAGAATTTATCATAAATGGCGGAGAATAATTTAGAACGAAAGAAAAAAGAGATAAAAGAACGTTTTGATTTCAATAAATTTGAAGATTATATCAAATTTCCAAAATATTTTGAGTTTGAAACAGTAAATGCATGCAATGCAAGATGCAAAATGTGTACCGTAACTCAGTGGGATGGGTACAATCAAAAGGATAAATATAAAAGAGTGGTTAGCGATGAGTTATGGAATAAATTTGTTAAGAATGTACAACCGTACAGTAAATGGATAGAAAAAATTACGCTTACGAGAGATGGTGAAACTCTTTTAGATAGTAAGATTGCAAATCGTATAACTGAGCTGAAAAAGGCGGGTATCAAACAAGTAGTAATTGTAACCAATGCATCTTTATTAAGTCAGAAAAAAAGTATAGAGCTATTAAACTCCGGATTAGATGAAATAATGATCTCTATAGACGGTTTTACAAAACATACCTATGAAAGTATAAGAATAGGATTAAAATATGAAAAAGTACTTCAAAACACATTAAATTTTATCAAAATAAGAGAAAAGCTAAATGCTAACACTACAATAAGAATTAGGCTAATAGAACAAAAAGGAAATATGAAAGAGATAGATAATTTTATTAAATTTTGGAAAAACAATACAAGAAGCAGCGATCAAGTATATTCAATGCCACTCCATAGCTGGGGAAATCAACTTATAAAAGAAAATGAAGAAAAAGTTAAAGAGTGGGGTAAGAAAGCATGTATATCGCCTTTTTCATCAATGGCTATACATTTTGATGGAAGAGTTGGAATGTGTGGTGTAGATTTTAACTGCAAATACAAAACGGGAGATTTAAATTTAAATAGCATAGAAGAGATTTGGCGTGGTGAAATATTCAGTACTATACGATCTAATCATTTAAACTCCAATAGAAATGCCTATGAACTATGCAAAGGCTGCAATCTTTGGGATAGAGTATATAAAAAATAATTGTTATAAAAGATAGTTTTTGATATAATCAGCCAAAAACAGAGGGTAAGATCTTGATACTTTCGGAAAAAACGGCAGATAAAAATGCAAAAACTCCAACATTTTTTATTGGTGAATGTGGCTCTATATCCGAGAAAGATATTAATGAACTAAAAAAATATGCTTTGAAAAATAATACCACAGCAAGACTTAATCTATTTTCTGATAGCACAGATTTATTGCAATATATGTTAATTTTTCATCCGTATAAAAAAGATATAAGATATCAAAAATTTACAGAACAATCTTCAATATATATGGCGTTAGATGGAAATTTTAGTATTACTCTATACAATGATGATATGTCTGTGCAAAATAAAACTATTCTCGGTAAAAATTTAATATCAGCGCTATCCATACCAAAAAATACATTCTATAAAATGGAAATGATAAGCGATCAACTACTTTTCATAGAAATTAGAAATGGACCTTTTAAAAGAGAAAACCAAATAATTATTTAAGGAATAATATGTCAGAAAAACCAAATAAAACAGATATTTGCAGGTTATGCGGAGAGAAAATGCAAGAAGTCGTACAGTTATCTCCTAGCCCAATAGGTGATATTTTTAAAGATACAAAAGAAGAAGCAGCTAAACTAGCAGTATGCGAATATAATTTATTACATTGTAAGCAGTGCAATAATGTGCAAATATCAATAGATCCTACAAATAATATTTATAAAGATTATATATACATATCTAGTACATCAGTTGATTTACAAAATCATTATAAAGCATTAAGTGGAAAACTAGTAAATGAATTAAAAAAAGAACATGCATTTATAGTTGAATTTGGTAGTAATGAAGGACTGCTTTTAGAATTAATAAATGAAGAACTAACAAGAGCATCTATGGGGGGGGGTATTACACAAACATGGGAAATACTAGGCATAGATCCCAGCCCTATGGCAGCAAAAATGGCTAATAAAAAAGGTATTCCTACTATAAATGACTATTTTAGTCAGGATTTAGCTAAAAAAATCAGTTTAGAAAAAGGCAAAGCGGATCTAATAGTGGCAAATTTTGTCATGGCAAACATATCAGATATGCACTCTATAGCTAAGTCTATAGATGAACTGTTAGATAAAGATGGTATTTTTGTTTTTGAAACTGGATATTTATGCGATATATTAAAATTTAATCTTATAGATACGATATACCCAGAACATCTAAACTACTATAGTTTAAGCTCTTTAAAAAAGTATTTAGAAAAGTTTGGACTACGTATATTTAGAGCCGAAAATACTACTGCTAAAGGGGGGGCATTACGCGTATGGGTATGTAAAAATGAATCCAAAATAGCTTTGGAAAATAGCGTACAAATAATAATGGATAAGGAAAATAGCTTTTTTTTAAACCAAAATGTATTCAAAGACTTTCTAAACAGATTAAGCAAATTTAAAGTAGAAGTACAAAATTTAGCTAAGCAGATAAAAGATAAGGAAAAACTCTTAGTTTATGGGGCTAGCATAGGTTGTATAGTTATGATAGAGCAGTTCGAGCTTGGAGAAGAGATAGATTATCTTATAGATGACAATGAGCTTAAGATAGGAAAATTTAGTCCTAGTAGAGCTATAGAAGTAAAATCAAGCGAGTTTTTACTACAATTAGGAGTAAAAAATGTAATAAATTTTGCATGGCGTTTTTGTGAGCCTATAAAACAAAAAAATATAAAATTTTTAGAAAATGGCGGTACAATTTATAATATAAATTTAAAAAATTTGAAGATTGATAAGGTATGAAAATGATTAATTGGTGGAGTAATAATTTTGATGAAAAAGAGATAAAGGCTGTAAGTGATGCCATATTATCAAAATGTATCTCTCAAGGAGAGATAACAGATAAATTCGAAAAAGAGTTGGCAAATTTTTTACAAGTTCCATACTGCATATGTGTGCCAAACGGTACTCAAGCTATAGCACTTAGCTTTATGGCATGCGGAGTCGGATATGGTGATGAAATCATAACATCAAATAGAACTTTTATAGGTACGGCTCATGCTGCCTTAATCCTTGGTGCTAAAATAGTTGCAGTAGATGTAAAAGACGATATGAGCATAGATTATAATTTACTTGAAAATAAAATTACAAATAAAACTAAACTTATAGTTCCAGTACATTTAAATGGAATAGCAAACGATATGGAAGCTATAAGCAAAATTGCAGATGACAACAAAATAACAATAGTCGAAGATGCTTGCCAAGCTTTTGGATCAAAATATAATGGAAAATTTTTAGGTACATTTGGCAGATTTGGATGTTTTTCTTTAGGTATCGCCAAAATTCTTAGTACTGGACAAGGTGGGGTTGTAGCAGCTAACACTGAAGAAGACTATAAGCTATTACAAAAAATACGAAATCAAGGCGTATTTGATGTAAGAAAAGAGCAGAACTATAATATTAAAGCATTTAATTTTAAATTCAATGATATGCAAGCTGCAATAGGTATAGCTCAACTTTCAAAAATTAATGAAAAAATTGAAACATGCAAAGATATTTATCAAACCTATAAAGAGAAGTTAGATGGAAAAATAAACTATGTAAAATGCGACTTAGAATCAACTGTGCCTATGAGATTCTTGATATTGCATCAAAAAAATCAAGAATTAAAAGAATGGCTTATAAATCAAGGTATTGGTTCATCTCTTGATGCACCTTCTCTTAATCTATGTCCGCATTTAAATATAAATGGAAAATATCCTATAAGCGATAAATTCCATAAAGAGATTTTGATACTTCCATCTGGTCCTAGTCAAAAAGTATCAGATATAAAAAAAGTTGCAAATAAGGTTTTAGAGTGGCTAGATGTGTAGTTTTAGGAACTAGCAAATTTACAGCAAGTCTCATATATGGCATTATAGATAGTTTAAATGAAGTATCTTGCGTCATTTCTATGCCTGATTCTAGTAAGCCTGATAACTCATATGATCTAAAAAAAATTTGTGTTCAATTTGGGATTAAATACTATGAATTCGAAGATATAAATTCAGTAGAAGCTATAACTTTAATAAAAAAGATAGATCCTAATTTCATAATATCATCATGGCCAAAAATTATTAAAAATGAAATTTTGAGTTTAGCTTATGTTATAGGCACTCATCCAACCAACCTGCCAAAAGACAGAGGCAGACATCCGCTTCACTGGAATATAATAAGAGGTATTAAAAAATCCAAACTAAGTTTTTTTAAAATGGATAAAAACGTTGATAGCGGAAATTTACTACTTCAACTAAAATATACTATTTCAGAATATGATGATATAAATTCATTAAATCACAAAATAGAGAAATTAGCAAAAACTGGGATTAATAAACTTCTATCTCATGATAAAATAAAAGAAATAGCTCAAAGCGGCAATACAAACTATCTAAGAGCTAGAAATATACACGACTGCTTAATAGATCCCAGAATGGACTATAAAACAATAAACCGTATAGTAAGATCATTTACCAGTCCATATCCATGTGCTAAACTAATAGTAGAAAATCAAATTCTAAATATAAAAAAATGTTGCTTAATTAAGCAAAGAGATAAATTAGGTTACGGAAAAATCTTAAAAGAAAGTACTAATTTTATAATTTTTCAATGCAGTGATAGCGTCATTAAACTATCTTTAGCAAATGGATCAAAATATAGTTATATAGGGGGGGGGTGGATACAAACTCCGAGTTTTTATATCCAAAAATATTCCATCAAACTATAGCTCAAATTTATCAAAAGCAGGTATGACATAATGGAAAAACTTATATCATACCTTTTAATAAAATTTAGCAACCATATATGTATACGATATAGAAGATGGATAGCAATGCATTATCCCAACAAAGAAGTAAGGTTGCATTTTTGGAAAATTTCAAGAGTACAAATAGGTGATAATTCAGAGGCAGCAATGGGGATGCAAGTTATAGACGACTCTGATAATGAAAAATGCCAACTTATAATAGGTAAGAATGTATCGATAGCTGCTGGAGCAACTTTTGTATGCTGTAGCGAACCTAGCTTTTCTTTAAATTTGAAAGAAATTTCATATGTAAAAGAAAATTTGATTAAAAAATCAACTATCATAATTGGAGATGACACATGGATAGGAGCTAATACAACTATATTGCCTGGAGTAAAAATAGGTAAATTTTGTATTATAGGAGCTGGATCTATAGTCACAAAAGATATAGAGGATTTTTCTATAGCAGTAGGGGTTCCAGCAAAAGTCATTAGAAAATTAAAGTTAACATCAAGTAATAAAATGTATAATTATAAATAATACACATATAGGAGATATCTAAAATATATGAAAATAGACGATAAAGATTTAGATAACAAAAAAGAAATTATTAAAAATAGATTTTCACTAAAAAACTTCAATGATTATATTAAATTTCCAAAATATTTTGAAGTAGAAACTGTAAATGCATGCAATGCTCATTGCAAAATGTGCAGTATAGAACATTGGGAAGGATATCAAGATAAAAATAAATTTAAAAGAATTATGAGTGATGATACATGGAGCAAATTTGTACAATGCATAACACCATACTCGAAATGGATAGAAAAAATTTCTTTAACCAAGCTAGGCGAACCTCTGTTGGACTTTAAAATTCAAGATAGAATTAAAGATCTAAAAAAATTAAATATAAAAAATGTAAGTATAACCACAAATGCTTCCCTTCTGAATGAAGACATATCAAAAAAACTTTTAGACTCTGAACTAGATGAATTAAATGTATCTATAGACGGACTAAGCAAAGAAGTATATGAAGCCATAAGAATAGGTCTTAAACATGAAAATGTATATAAAAACACTATTAAATTTATAAACATGAGAGATGGGGGGGGGTATCATACATCTATAAGAATAAGACTAACTCAGCAAGAGCAAAATCTTCATGAAATTGCTGATTGGACAAATTTCTGGAAAAGCAAAACAGATAAAAATGACAAAGTATATACAATGCCTTTACTTACATGGGGAAATAGACTATTTAGTGAAACACAATCAAAAATAGAGTTTATGAGTAACAAAGCATGCAGTTATCTATTTTCTAGTATGTCAATAGACTATGATGGGAGAGTCGTATTGTGCTGTTCTGATTTCAACTCTATATTTGATTTAGGCAATATAAATGAGAAAACAATAAATGAGATCTGGACTAGCAAAAAATATGAAAAAATTAGAGAAATGCATTTAAATAATGAAAGGAATAAAATAAATATATGCAAAGGATGTATGATTTGGGACAAGAGCTACACATCAAATAATACAAATAAAAAGTAAAATCAAAAATATTTTATATGAATAAAAAACTTTGCATAATTTGATATAATTAAAAACTATATATACAATTTATGTTAAATAAAGGTAGATACTTGAAACATTACATATACCCAAATGGTAAAGTTGGGCAAGATATAAAAAGAATACTTGAAAAAACAGGTTTTGATAAAGAATTTATAGAAGTAAATGATGAATTTGTAAAGAATAACCATAAAGAAATGCAAGATGGAATAGTTCTCATATCATCTCAAAAATACTATTTTGATATAGCCAAAAGATGTGCCCAATTTGATCTAAAATATATAAATGGAATAAAATTTGCGGCTGATATTTTGAATAAATTTATACTTACAATTAGCCCTATAAATAAAAATATAGGGGTAATATTAGCGGGTCCCGCCGGAAATAAACACCGAGGAAGTGTACTTAACAACTTAATTAAAGATGGGGGGGGGTATAAACTATTTTTCTTTGCTTCTAGTGAACAACAAATTATCGATTCAAAAGATCAAATACAAAACGAATGGGTGATGTTGCTTTATGAAAGAGAGATATTTAAATACTTAAATTCGCTAAGCTTAGCTATAACTGAATGTGGAGAAACTTTTGCTCCAGGAGTTACAACTTTTTATATAGCTCACACCATATCTTTAGCAGAAAATAATTTTTTAAATCCAAAAATTTATAAATCACAATTTTATAGATATATGATGAACTCCGATTTTATAGTAATTTCATCGAAACAAGACTATGACTATATACAAAATCTCTCAAAAGAAATATTTGGAAGTGAAGATATGTCGCACAAGCTACTTAAGTTTGGAAATCCGAGTTTAGAGCAAAGCATATTATCTTACGGTGATTTCAAAAAAACAGAGAAAAAAACAGTATTATTATCATTCAACATCATTACATACGAAAATCCTAATTCTGTAATCAGACTTATAGATGCTCTTTTGCAAAAAGGTATAGAGGTATATTTTAGACCACATCCTGTTCTAAAAGAACATAGTATTTCAATATATATTAAAAATAAGTATGAAAACGATAAAAATTTTATATTTGATAGTACTGTAAAATTCTCAAATGAACTAAAATCAAAAGTTACGACTATAATATCAGATGTGAGTTCTATGGCTCACACATTTCCACTTACAACACTAAAACCGGCTATCATATATATAGATGAAGAGTCGAATTTTTATCAAAACATAGATAAAATTGTAAGAAATCCCATTCAAATTCATGCCAAAAATCCAAGCGAATGTATTAAATTAATAAACACAATATATAATAATCAAGATCTATTTAAAGACAATATATTATCTTTTAGATCCGAAAATATTTATAACGATATAGACTCTCAAGACGGTACATCTAAAAAAATAGCAAATTTTATAGATGAAATAATAAGACTAAAACATTAAAAAATATATCTATTGAACGATATACTATAAATTTTTAATTGAAATTAAAGTATACTAATATATGGAAAAAAAATTAACACATAGAGTAACTTTATGAAAATTCTTATCATAAAGCTTGGATACTCAGAAACATTTATAGACGACAATTCGCGCGTGGTGAGTTTAGGAGATGTACTAAGAGCAACTCCTATCATAGAAGCACTGCATCAAAAATATGATGATGCAAAGATCAGCTGGCTAACTAGCAAAGAAGCTTTTACGCTTATAAACGGCGCTGAATTTTTAAGCGAAACAATAATTTATAACGATAAATTTAGTGGCGAATTTGATATTGTTATAAATTTAGAGAAATTCGATGAAATTTTTGAGCTGTTAAAACGTATAAAATCTAAACAAATAGTCGGATTTATCAAAGAAAATAGCTGCTTAAATATAAGCCCGAAGAACGATAAAATTTTAAAATATATAAAAGAAAGTGGTAGCTGCAGAGTTTGGCAGGAACTTATATTTGATATGCTTGGTTTAAAATGGCAAAACCAAAAGTATAATCTTGGTTATAAGCCAAAAAATGGTATTTTGCACGAAGTTGGGCTTAATTATTTAGTAGGTAGGAAATGGCCGACAAAAGCTATGAGTTTGATAAAATGGAATGAATTGGCAAATATGCTCAATAAGCTAAATATAAACTTTTCATGGCAAGAAGGAAAAGAAAATTTAAAAGAGTATATTGAATGGATAAATTCATGCGAAACTATCATAACGCAAGATAGCCTTGGAATGCATATAGCTATGGCATTAGACAAAAAAGTAATAGCCCTGTTTGGACCTACAAACTATATGGAAATCTACCCATATGGGCAAACAGATATCATAAATATCGATTGGAGCTATAAAAATCCGAGTATGGATAGTTTGAATTTGCAAGATATTTTAAATTTAATCAAAGGTTAAAAAATGTTTTCTATAGTTATAACTACTTATAATAGATCAAAACTTCTAAAAAGATGTCTAGATAGTATAAAAAATCAGACTTTTAACCAATACGAGGTTTTAATTTTGGATGATTGCTCTAGTGATGATACAAACGAGATGGTTAAAGAATACACAAATAATAGTAAATTTATGTATTTTAAAGCAGAGTCAAACTATGGTAGTAGCAACTTAATATTCAATGAATATATAGTCAAACAAAAGTTAAATAAGTATGAATATATATTGTATATGTCAGATGATGATTTTTTAGATAAAAATTCCCTCTTAGAATCATATAAGCTCATCAATAAATACGAACACATAGATGTAATTTTATGTAAAATATCATTTAATTATGGTGATATAATAGTACAAAGCCCGGATGATAGTTCTACTTCCGAATACTTTGAGTTCAATGATCAAAATTCACATAAGGCATTGTCAAAATATCGCTTTATGTATCATAATAATCTAAACTATAAAACAGACATGTATGATTATAATCAAACAGCAACATATGAAGTGCCATACTATAAAATGTATCAAAATAAAAAAATAGGTTATTCGAAAAATATAATATATATATTTGATATATCAAGTGAAAATAGGGAAAAATATTTAGATATTAAAAATTATATAATGGCTTTAGGCGAACTTTGTTACAGAGAAATTAATTTTATAAGCAATAAAAAAGAAGCTAAAAATACATTTCAATCAAACTTATCACTAAGAATAAACTGTGAAGGAAATTTTCTATCATCATTTGATGCATTTCCAGTAAATGTTGTGGTTGAATATCTTTCTAGATTTATAGATCATGATAATTTTTATGATATTTTGGATAAATTCGCAACATTTATAAAAAATAGCTTTCAACCCTCTTTTGATGAAACATATCATAAATTAAACTCAAAGTTATACACATATAAAGAGAGAAACGATATTATAAAAAATTCAAAAACATTTATGATATATTGCCAAAATGAATGGGGGAAGCAGATAAAAGAGCAATTTATAAAACAAGGTTTGGAATGCTTAGGATTTATAGATGATGCTAATTCTATGAGTTGTGATGAATTTTTGAAAAGCAATTTAGAGCCGGATTTTGTATTTATAGCTACTGGGAAACCCAAACTTATGAGTGATTTAATAGATAATCTGCAACCATACAAAGGTAAAGTTTTAACTCTGCACGAAAAGGATGATTCACTATGAAAAAAACGTTTTCATTTGGAAAAAACTGGCTTAGATATGTAAAATATATATTAAATGAAGATATTATACAAAATGCATCAAATTCATTGACTAAATTTATTTCCAATAGCGAATTTAAAAATAAAATTTTTATAGATATCGGCTGCGGAAGCGGTCTATTTTCACTTTGTGCATTAAGGCTAGGAGCAAAAAAAGTTATAAGTTTCGACATAGACCTTAACTCAGTACAAGCAACAAATTTATGTAAGCAAAAATTTGCTCCTGATAGCACAAATTGGGATATTTTACAAGGATCCATATTGGATTTGAACTTTTTAAAAAAATTAGAATTAATACTAAAAAATGAACAAATTATAATATATTCATGGGGAGTTTTGCATCATACAAATGATCTAAACTCGGCTATGCTGAATGCTGCAAACTTAGCTAAATTGGGGGGGGGGTGGAGTATGGCATACATAGCAATTTATAATAGAACAGAAGCTAGTCCCTTTTGGTTAAAAATAAAAAAATTTTATAATAGTACAAATATAATTATGAAATTCCTTATGGTAAGCGCTTATACAATATTTTTAACATTTGAAGATATCAGAAAAGGACGCGGACTAAATATGAAAGACAAAAGTAGAGGAATGCATAAAATTACAGATGTTATCGACTGGCTGGGCGGATATCCTTATGAACCTGCAACTGCTAATGAGATTAATGATTTTTGGGGTAAACTAGGTTTTGAATGCACAAAATTTACTCCCACAAAATACCATGAGCCGATCTATCCAAAAAGCTTTTTTTATAAATATTTTGTATATCTAAAACAAGTAGGAACCGGCTGCAATGAGTTTGTATTTAAGAGTAAAAATGTGTAGAATAGCAGGCGGTTTTGCTACAGATCTAAAAGACAAGATCAAACAAATTGCCTATGCCTTAAGAAATGGTGGTGAAAATGAAGCTAAGTTTTATTTTGATCAGAATTTTGCACTTTCCCATAATAGATTAGCCATAATAGACCTTAGCCATAGTGCAGATCAACCGGTGCAAAATGAGCGTTTCGTACTCTGTTTTAATGGAGAAATCTACAACTACAAAGAGATCGCGCAAGATCTTGAATTAGACGATAAATTTAAAAATAGCGACACATTAGTTTTACTAGCAGCATATAGCAAATGGGGTAAAAGCTGCCTAGATAAACTTGATGGAATGTTTGCATTTTGTATTTATGATAAATTTAAAAAAAACATATTTATAGCTAGAGACAGACTAGGTGTAAAACCTCTTTATTACTATTTTAAAGATAATAAATTTATATTTGCAAGTGAGCTAAAAGCATTTTTTGCTTATGATAACTTTGATAAAAGCATAGATCAAACAGCTTTCTCACACTACTTAAATTCAGGATATATGCCAAGCGAACAAAGTATTTTTAAATTTATAAAAAAACTACCTCCTGCACATTTTTTGGAGTTTTCAAACACAAAAAAAGAGTTAAAAATCACAAAATACTACGACTTGCAATCTAAATTTAATACTAAAAAAAGTATTGATTTAACTAAATTTGAAAATGAGTTAGAAAGTAGCATCATCTCGCGAACAGTAAGCGACGTTGAGTTTAACTCATTTTTAAGTGGCGGTCTTGATAGCAGTATTACAGCTACAGTGTTAGCTAAAAACGGATTTAAGTTTAAAACTATTTCGGTAGGATTCGAATCTGATAAATTTAATGAGAGCAACTATGCTACGGCAGTTGCAAACAACTTAGGTTTAGAACACATAAATTACACTCTTACTCCAAAAATCGCCAAAGACATAATTCTTCAGCTGCCAAGCGTATATGATGAACCTTTTGGAGATAGCTCGGCGATACCTACTCTATTTTTATGTCAAAAAGCAAGTAGCTTATCAAAGGTTGCACTATCTAGCGATGGTGGAGATGAGATAAACTTCGGTTATACAAGATATGATTTAAATTACCAACGATATAAATTTTATAAAAAATTCTCATTTTTAAAACATATATTTTTAAATTTGCCCTATCCTCTTTTAAAAAAAACATTTGAGCTAAATTCAAAAACATTAGGTATAGATAAATATTACCGTATTAAAGATAGTTTTAAAACCAATAAATTTATGGAATTATATGCTCTTGAATTTAAACATTTTAAAAATGATGAAGCAAAACTTTTAGGAATTTTGGATGAACCCAAACTAAGTAAATTCGAACTAAAAAATTCCTATGAAAGTATGAGTTTTAGTGATATTTCAACCTATTTAAGTGATGATATTTTTGTTAAAACTGATCGAGCGGCAATGAGTGTGAGCTTGGAGGTAAGAGAACCACTTTTGAGTTATAAATTTGTGGATTTTATGATAAAAATAGATCCTAATTTACGTAAAAATAAAGCTTTATTTAAATCATATCTTTTAAAACATCTTCCAAAAGAGCTTGTAATGAGACCAAAAATGGGGTTTGCTCTTCCTATTGAAGAGTGGTTCCATACTGATTTAGGATATCTTTTAGATGATTATTTAACTAATCAAGATGTGTTTGATAAGCAATATATTTTAAATTTGGTTCAAGATTTCAGAGATAAAAAGAGAGTAAATTTTTCTAAAATTTGGCATATTTTACTATTTTTGATGTGGAAAAAAAGGTGGAATGTATGATAAAAAATAAAAACAAAGTACTATTTGTAATTGATCTTATAAAAGGCGGAGGCGGTGCTCAAAAAGTACTAAAAATAGCTATGCAAATACTCAAAAAAAATGGATTTGAAGCTGAACTCATAGTACTCAAACGCTCAAATGATGAGCTTGATTTTAGTGAATTTAGGGTACATTACATACTAAATGAGGATGATAAATTACTTCCTAATTCATTTATTATCTTAGAAAACTTAAGAAATTTGATGCGCGAATTCGATATAGTTTGTACATTTATAGATTTTATTACAACTTATTATGTTGCATTGGCTATTGAATTAAACCGTTTTTGCGCTAGCAAAAACGCAAATGCGAAGCAAGCTCTTGATTCAAGAGAGCTTGTTACGCACAAAACAGACCAAAAACTGATCTGTTTTGTGCGTAACAAGCTCTCTTTCTTATCTCAAAATTTTAATTTAAAAGAGCTAAATTTAGACTTAGCTAAGTTTAGTCTTTCTAAGGCAGATAAAGTAGTAGCAAACAGTATTGAATGTCAAAAAGAACTGCTTGAGTTTGGAATAAAAAATCCGTTACTAATAAATAATCCTATAGTACTACCAAAAAATATAGAAAATAATATGAATTTAGATGAAAATTACGCTTTAGCGATAGGAAGACTCAGCAAGGAAAAAGATTACGAAACTATGATAAAAGCATTTAAAAAAGCAAACTGTAAAGATCTAAAATTGATAATTCTTGGAGAAGGAGATCTAAAAAAT is from Campylobacter fetus subsp. testudinum 03-427 and encodes:
- a CDS encoding formyltransferase domain-containing protein (Pfam matches to PF00551.15 Formyl_trans_N, and to PF02911.14 Formyl_trans_C); its protein translation is MARCVVLGTSKFTASLIYGIIDSLNEVSCVISMPDSSKPDNSYDLKKICVQFGIKYYEFEDINSVEAITLIKKIDPNFIISSWPKIIKNEILSLAYVIGTHPTNLPKDRGRHPLHWNIIRGIKKSKLSFFKMDKNVDSGNLLLQLKYTISEYDDINSLNHKIEKLAKTGINKLLSHDKIKEIAQSGNTNYLRARNIHDCLIDPRMDYKTINRIVRSFTSPYPCAKLIVENQILNIKKCCLIKQRDKLGYGKILKESTNFIIFQCSDSVIKLSLANGSKYSYIGGGWIQTPSFYIQKYSIKL
- a CDS encoding maltose O-acyltransferase (MAT)-like acetyltransferase (Pfam match to PF00132.20 Hexapep) gives rise to the protein MEKLISYLLIKFSNHICIRYRRWIAMHYPNKEVRLHFWKISRVQIGDNSEAAMGMQVIDDSDNEKCQLIIGKNVSIAAGATFVCCSEPSFSLNLKEISYVKENLIKKSTIIIGDDTWIGANTTILPGVKIGKFCIIGAGSIVTKDIEDFSIAVGVPAKVIRKLKLTSSNKMYNYK
- a CDS encoding radical SAM superfamily enzyme, MoaA/NifB/PqqE/SkfB family (SPASM domain) (Pfam matches to PF13186.2 SPASM, and to PF04055.17 Radical_SAM, and to PF13353.2 Fer4_12), translated to MAENNLERKKKEIKERFDFNKFEDYIKFPKYFEFETVNACNARCKMCTVTQWDGYNQKDKYKRVVSDELWNKFVKNVQPYSKWIEKITLTRDGETLLDSKIANRITELKKAGIKQVVIVTNASLLSQKKSIELLNSGLDEIMISIDGFTKHTYESIRIGLKYEKVLQNTLNFIKIREKLNANTTIRIRLIEQKGNMKEIDNFIKFWKNNTRSSDQVYSMPLHSWGNQLIKENEEKVKEWGKKACISPFSSMAIHFDGRVGMCGVDFNCKYKTGDLNLNSIEEIWRGEIFSTIRSNHLNSNRNAYELCKGCNLWDRVYKK
- a CDS encoding Cupin domain-containing protein, producing MILSEKTADKNAKTPTFFIGECGSISEKDINELKKYALKNNTTARLNLFSDSTDLLQYMLIFHPYKKDIRYQKFTEQSSIYMALDGNFSITLYNDDMSVQNKTILGKNLISALSIPKNTFYKMEMISDQLLFIEIRNGPFKRENQIII
- a CDS encoding methyltransferase (Pfam matches to PF08484.7 Methyltransf_14, and to PF13489.2 Methyltransf_23, and to PF08421.7 Methyltransf_13), with the protein product MSEKPNKTDICRLCGEKMQEVVQLSPSPIGDIFKDTKEEAAKLAVCEYNLLHCKQCNNVQISIDPTNNIYKDYIYISSTSVDLQNHYKALSGKLVNELKKEHAFIVEFGSNEGLLLELINEELTRASMGGGITQTWEILGIDPSPMAAKMANKKGIPTINDYFSQDLAKKISLEKGKADLIVANFVMANISDMHSIAKSIDELLDKDGIFVFETGYLCDILKFNLIDTIYPEHLNYYSLSSLKKYLEKFGLRIFRAENTTAKGGALRVWVCKNESKIALENSVQIIMDKENSFFLNQNVFKDFLNRLSKFKVEVQNLAKQIKDKEKLLVYGASIGCIVMIEQFELGEEIDYLIDDNELKIGKFSPSRAIEVKSSEFLLQLGVKNVINFAWRFCEPIKQKNIKFLENGGTIYNINLKNLKIDKV
- a CDS encoding aminotransferase, DegT/DnrJ/EryC1/StrS family (Pfam match to PF01041.13 DegT_DnrJ_EryC1), giving the protein MINWWSNNFDEKEIKAVSDAILSKCISQGEITDKFEKELANFLQVPYCICVPNGTQAIALSFMACGVGYGDEIITSNRTFIGTAHAALILGAKIVAVDVKDDMSIDYNLLENKITNKTKLIVPVHLNGIANDMEAISKIADDNKITIVEDACQAFGSKYNGKFLGTFGRFGCFSLGIAKILSTGQGGVVAANTEEDYKLLQKIRNQGVFDVRKEQNYNIKAFNFKFNDMQAAIGIAQLSKINEKIETCKDIYQTYKEKLDGKINYVKCDLESTVPMRFLILHQKNQELKEWLINQGIGSSLDAPSLNLCPHLNINGKYPISDKFHKEILILPSGPSQKVSDIKKVANKVLEWLDV